One genomic segment of Gopherus flavomarginatus isolate rGopFla2 chromosome 11, rGopFla2.mat.asm, whole genome shotgun sequence includes these proteins:
- the MAPRE1 gene encoding microtubule-associated protein RP/EB family member 1: protein MAVNVYSTSVTSDNLSRHDMLAWINESLQLNLTKIEHLCSGAAYCQFLDMLFPGSVALKKVKFQAKLEHEYIQNFKILQAGFKRMGVDKIIPVDKLVKGKFQDNFEFVQWFKKFFDANYDGKEYDPVAARQGQETAPAPTLVAPILNKPKKALSSGSAAPQRPIVTQRTTAAPKTGTGMVKKAPIGIVEDESAELIQQINVLKLTVEDLEKERDFYFGKLRNIELICQENEGESDPVLQRIVEILYATDEGFVIPDEGAPQEEQEEY, encoded by the exons ATGGCAGTTAATGTGTATTCTACTTCAGTGACTAGTGATAACTTGAGTCGACATGACATGCTTGCGTGGATCAACGAGTCTTTGCAGTTGAACCTGACAAAGATTGAACACCTGTGCTCAG GTGCTGCATACTGTCAGTTTCTGGACATGCTCTTCCCTGGTTCGGTAGCACTCAAGAAAGTGAAATTTCAAGCAAAGTTGGAACATGAATACATTCAAAACTTCAAGATTCTACAAGCAGGTTTTAAGCGAATGGGTGTTGACAAA ataaTCCCTGTGGACAAACTAGTGAAAGGAAAATTTCAGGACAATTTTGAATTTGTTCAGTGGTTCAAAAAATTTTTTGATGCAAACTATGATGGGAAAGAGTATGACCCTGTTGCAGCTCGACAAGGCCAAGAAACAGCTCCAGCACCCACCCTTGTTGCTCCAATACTGAACAAACCCAAGAAAGCTCTCAGTTCCGGCAGTGCAG CTCCTCAGAGGCCCATTGTTACTCAGAGAACCACAGCAGCTCCTAAAACTGGCACTGGAATGGTTAAAAAGGCTCCCATAGGAATAGTAGAGGATGAATCAGCAGAGCTGATCCAGCAG ATCAATGTATTGAAACTTACTGTTGAAGATCTGGAGAAGGAGAGGGACTTCTACTTTGGCAAACTGAGAAATATCGAATTGATCTGCCAAGAGAATGAAGGGGAGAGTGATCCAGTGTTGCAGAGGATTGTGGAAATTCTTTATGCAACAGAT GAAGGCTTTGTGATACCTGACGAAGGAGCACCACAAGAGGAACAAGAAGAGTATTAA